GAGGCGACCAGCCTCTACGGCACGTACACGATGCTGGTGTACCTGACGCCGATCATCGGCGGCTACATCGCGGACCGCTTCCTGGGCACGCGGCGCTCGGTGGTGCTGGGCGGCTTCATCATCGCGGCGGGTCACATCGCACTGTTCTTCGACACCAAGGCGACCTTCTACGTCGGCCTGGGTCTGGTGATCCTGGGCACGGGCCTGTTCAAGCCGAACATCTCGGCCATCGTCGGCCAGCTCTACAACAAGGACAACGAAGGCCAGCGCGACGGCGGCTACACGCTGTTCTACATGGGCGTGAACGCGGGGGCCTTCTTCGGCATCTCGCTGTGCGGCTACATCGGCGAGAAGATCGGCTGGCACTACGGTTTCGGCCTGGCGGCGGTCTTCATGATCCTGGGCGCGCTGCAGTTCTGGCTGGCGCAAGGCATCTTCGGCGACATCGGCGGCGTGCCGAGCAAGAACGCCCCGCTGGTGGACGCGAGCGAGCCGCTGGACGACACGCCCGCCCACATCGTGCGTGACCGCCTGATCGCGATCGGCGTGTTCTCCTTCTTCACGATCTTCTTCTGGTTCGCCTTCGAGCAGGCCGGCGGCTCGATGACCATCTTCGCGGCGGACTACACCGACCGCGCGCTGGTGGGCACGAGCGGGCTGGTCTTCAAGATCGTCAACTCGCTGATGACGCTGATCCCGGTGGCGATCCTGAGCTGGCTGCTGATCAAGCTGGGCCGCAGCACCGAGGGTCTCTACAAGGCGTCCAACGCCCTGCTCGCGCTGGCGCTGGCGGTGATCTGGGGCCTGTCGCTGTGGATGCTGGGCCGCGAGTTCGCGCTGGAGCAATCGGAGATTCCGGCCACCTGGTTCGGCGTGCTGAACTCCTTCTTCCTGGTGATCCTGGCGCCGATGTTCAGCAAGATGTGGGAACGTCGCTGGAACCCGAGCGGTCCGGTGAAGTTCGGCGTCGGCCTGGTGCTGCTGGGCCTGGGCTTCGCGGCGCTGTCGTACGGCGCGTCGGGCATCCCGGCGGGTGCGAAGACGGCGCAGGTCAGCATGGTCTTCCTGACGCTGGCCTACCTGCTGCACACGATGGGCGAGCTGTGCCTGTCGCCGGTCGGCCTGTCCTACATCTCGAAGCTGGCGCCGGCGCGTCTGCTGGGCCTGATGTTCGGCGTCTGGTTCGTCAACGCCGCGATCGCCAACAAGATCGCCGGCATGACGGGCTCGTACATCGACGCGATCTCGTCGACGTATTCGATGTCCACCTTCTTCCTCATCTTCACCATCGTCCCCGCGGGCGCCGGCCTGCTGCTGATGCTGCTCAGCCCGGTGATGAAGAAGCTGATGCACGGCGTGCATTGAGCGGAGGCGCTCAGCGCCTTCCAGGAATCGATCAAACCCGGGCCCCGCCCGGGTTTTTTCTTGGCCGCGGTTCTGTCCGTGGTTCTGCCCGTCGTTTGAAATAGGATCTCTCTCTGGCCGGAGCAAAGGCCCGCTCTTTCAAGCGCCATCGTCGGCGATCGACGTGACTCGATCCGAGTGCGCTCATGACTTTCCAGATCCTTCTTCCCGCCACGCTGCAGCCCTTCGGGCATGCGCTGGTCCAGTCGCTGTTCCAGTCGGAGCGGGATGTGTTCCCGAAAGGCATCACCGTCCTGGTGCAAGGCGAAGTGCTGGCTTTTCCCAGTCGCGTCTACTGCCCACCGGACCGGCTGCAAGCCGTCGTGGACCACGCAACGGGCGATGCCCGCAGACTCGCGCTCTGCTTCGGCACCCGTCATCACGACGGGCACATCCGCGAGGCTTGCCTGAGGCAACTCGGCGTCATGGATCCGCCGTGGGTGATCCCGTTCTTCGTCCAGCTCCTCGGGGAGTACGTGGTCGAGATCGCCGAGGTCGTCGCCGAGGCGATCGCGAGCGCGGACCGGGCGGAACTCGCCGCTTTCGTGGCGGGCAACCCGGGCTTCATGGCGACGACGCGGCGCAGGGTCCTCAGCTACTGGGACTGTTACTACCGGGACCGCTGGAGCACGGTGACGGTGTATCCCGCCATGGCGGCCCTGAATGCCATCGAACGGAGTGCCGCGGGTGAAGCGATGTCCGGGGGCGCGAAGCCCCACTCCGGCGTCCTTGCCCAATCCTCCGAACCCCCACCCTCCTGACGTTTTCCGGCAGTGTCTCCAACGAGACTTGCTCACAACCTTGCCCAGGCAGTCAATCGTTTCCAAGAAGCCCTCCGGCAAAGGGACAGGTATTGCCTGAGGCACTGGAAGCCTTTTCATGTACCGCGTACATTCCGCCGCACGCTGCGGTGCAACAGATGCCGTGGGCGTTTTCGGGAGTGATGCATGGCTGGACCTTCTTTCAATCGCAACGCCGTCGCCGGCGCCCTGGTGGCGCTGCTGTTGACCGCCTGTGGACAACAGGATCAACAACAACAGCAGCATGGCGGCCCCCCGCCCGTGACGGTCGCCCCGGCGATCGCGCGCGAAGTCCAGGACTTCGATGAATTCACCGCGCGCCTGGAAGCGCCGGACACCGTCGAGATCCGCGCCCGTGTCGCCGGAACACTCGACAAGGTCCACTTCCGCGAGGGCCAGGTGGTCAAGAAGGGCGACCCGCTCTTCACCATCGATCCGCGTCCGTTCCAGGCCGAGGTCGCCCGCGCCGAGGCCCAGGCCGCCGCCGCCCGCACCGCCGCCGACCTGAGCAAGTCCGACCTGGGCCGTGCCGAGAAGCTCGTCGCCATCCAGGGCGTCAGCCAGCAGGAGATCGACCAGCTCAAGGCCGCCGTCCGCAACAACGAGGCCAACATCCGCGCCGCGGAAGCCGCCGTGACGCAGGCCAAGCTGAACGTCGAGTTCACCCAGGTCCGCGCCCCGGTCACCGGCCGCAGCTCGCGCGCCAACGTGACGCCCGGCAACCTCGTCAACATCGGCGAGCCGGTGCTGACCACCGTCGTCTCCAGCGACAAGGTCTACGCCTACTTCGACGCCAGCGAGGCGACCTTCCTGAAGTACGCCGCCGCCGCCCGCGCCGGCGGCGCCAAGCGCGAGCAGGCCAACAAGATCCGCCTGGGCCTGGCCAACGAGCAGGGCTACCCGCACGAAGGCCACATGGACTTCGTCGACAACCGCCTGAATCCGGCCACCGCCACCATCCGCGGCCGCGCCGTCTTCGACAACAAGGACGGGCTGTTCACCCCGGGCCTGTTCGCGCGCGTCCGCCTGGAAGGCACCGGCTCCTACAACGCCACGCTGATCCCCGACCGCGCCATCGGCACCGACCAGGCCAACAAGGTCGTGATGATCGTCGGCGCCAACAACATCGTGGCGCCCCGTCCGGTCCAGGCCGGCGCGCTGTTCGACGGCTACCGCGTGGTCCAGGGCGTCAAGCCCGGCGAGCTCGTGATCATCGACGGCCTCCAGCATGCGATGCCCGGCGCGCCGGTCACGCCGCAGCAGGCCAAGCTCGACGACAAGGGACGCCCCGTCGCCGCGCCGCAGGGCGCCGCCTCCGCCGCTCCCGCCGCGTCGTCGAAGTAACCCGACGCGAGGCCGTCCATGGATATCTCACGCTTCTTCATCGAGCGGCCGCGCTTTGCGTCGGTCCTCTCGATCTTCATCTTCCTGGTGGGCCTGCTGGCGATCTTCCGGCTGCCCATCTCCGAGTACCCCGAGGTCGCGCCGCCGCAGGTCGTCGTGCGCGCCCAGTTCCCCGGCGCCAACCCGCGCGTGATCTCCGAGACGGTGGCGACGCCGCTCGAGGAACAGATCAACGGGCTGGAAAACGTCCTGTACTTCGACAGCCAGGCCACCGCCGACGGCGGCATGACGCTGACGGTCACCTTCAAGATCGGCACCAACCCGGAAGCCGCGGAAACGGCGGTCCAGAACCGCATCAACCGCGCGCTGCCGCGCCTGCCCGACATCGTCCGGCAGATCGGCGTGACGACCGAGAAGTCCAGTCCCAACCTGACCATGGTCGTCCACATGGTCAGCCCGGACAACAGCCGCGACGCGCTGTACCTGCGCAACTACGCGCAGCTGCAGGTCCGCGACGAGCTGCTGCGCGTGCAGGGCATGGGCTCGGTGCAGGTCTTCGGCTCCGGCGACTACGCGATGCGCGTCTGGCTGGACCCGGCCAAGCTGGCCGGCCGCGGCCTGACCGCCTCCGACGTCACCAACGCCATCCGTGAGCAGAACACGCAGGTCGCGGCCGGTGTCGTCGGCGCGCCGCCGGCGCCCAAGGGCACCGACTTCCAGCTGCAGATCAACACGCAGGGCCGCCTCGTCACCGAGGAAGAGTTCGCCGACGTCATCATCCGCACCGACACCGCCACAGGCGGCCTGGTCCGGGTGCGCGACGTGGGCCGCGTCGAGATGGGCCCCGGCACCTACGCGCTGCGCAGCCTGCTGAACAACAAGGAAGCGGTCGGTATCGGCATCTTCCAGGCCCCGCAGTCCAACGCGCTGAACATCTCCAAGGATGTGCGCGCGACGATGGACCGCCTGAAGGAAAGCTTCCCGGCCGGCGTCAGCTACGACATCGTCTACGACCCGACGCGCTTCGTCGCCACGTCCATCGAGAAGGTGATCCACACCCTGATCGAGGCCGTGCTGCTGGTCGTGCTGGTGGTGATCATCTTCCTGCAGACCTGGCGCGCGTCCATCATCCCGCTGCTGGCCGTGCCGGTGTCCATCGTGGGCACGTTCGCGGTGCTGCTGCTGCTGGGCTACTCGATCAACACGCTGACGCTGTTCGGGCTGGTGCTCGCCATCGGCATCGTGGTCGACGATGCGATCGTGGTGGTCGAGAACGTCGAGCGCAACCTCGAGGACGGCCTCACGCCGCATGCCGCGACGGTCAAGGCGATGCAGGAGGTCTCCGGGCCCATCATCGCGATCGCGCTGGTGCTGTGCGCGGTGTTCATCCCGCTGACCTTCGTCCCGGGCCTGTCGGGCCAGTTCTATCGCCAGTTCGCGGTCACGATCGCGATCTCGACGGTGATCTCGGCGTTCAACTCGCTGACCCTGTCGCCCGCCATGGCGGCCTTGCTGCTGCGTCCCCACGACGCGCCCAAGGACCCGATCATGAAGGTGATGGACAAGCTGTTCGGCCGGTTCTTCCACTGGTTCAACTGCTTCTTCCAGCGCCGCAGCGACGGCTACAGCCGCGGCGTCACCGGCATCCTCAAGCGCAAGGGCGGCGCGCTGGTCGTCTACGCGATCCTGCTGGGCCTGACCGCGCTGCTGTTCACGCGCATCCCGTCGGGCTTCGTGCCGGCGCCGGACAAGCAGTACCTGATCGGCATCGCGCAGCTGCCGGCCGGCGCCACGCTGGACCGCACCGAAGAGGTCATCCGGCGCATGAGCGACATCGCGCTGAAGGTGCCCGGCATCCGCGACTCGATCGCCTTCCCGGGCCTGTCGATCGCCGGCTTCTCGGCCGCGCCCAACGAAGGCATCGTGTTCTTCGGCCTGGACGAATTCGAGAACCGGACCTCCGCCGAGACTTCCAAGGACGCGATCCTGGGCAAGGTCAACGGCGCGATCCAGCAGATCCAGGGCGCGCGCATGTTCGTCGTGCCGCCGCCGGCGGTGGACGGCCTGGGCAACGCGGGCGGCTTCAAGGTGCAGGTGCAGGACCGCTCCGGCCTCGGCGAGCAGGCGCTCTACGGCGCCGTCTGGGGCACGCTGGGTCCGATCTACGGCGACCCGAAGAGCGGCATCGGCACGCCGTACTCGACCTACGACATCAACGTCCCCCAGCTCTTCGCCCACGTCGACCGGGTGAAGGCCAAGCAGATGGGCGTGAAGCTGCAGGACATCTACGACACGCTGCAGATCAACCTCGGCTCGCTGTACGTCAACGACTTCAGCCGCTTCGGCAAGACCTACCAGGTGATCGTGCAGGCGGATGCGGCCTTCCGCTCCAACGCCGGCAGCATCACCGACCTGAAGACGCGCAACGAGAAGAACGAGATGGTGCCGCTGGGCGCGCTGATGAACGTCGATCCGACCTTCGGACCGACGCGCGTGACGCGCTACAACGGCTTCCCGAGCGCGGACATCAACGGCGCGGCCAAGCCCGGTTTCTCCAGCGGCCAGGCCGAGGCGGAGATCGAGAAGCGCCTGAAGAACCTGCCGCGCGGCATGACCTACGAGTGGACGGAGCTGACCTACCAGGACCGGCTGACCCGCGACATCAAGGTCGGCGGCTTCGCGATCCCGACGCTGGGCGCGGTGCTGGCGATCTCGGTGCTGCTGGTGGTGCTGGTCCTCGCGGCCCAGTACGAAAGCTGGTCGCTGCCGCTGGCCATCATCCTGATCGTGCCGATGTGCATCCTGTCCGCGCTCTTCGGCGTGTGGCTGTCGCACTTCCCGCCGTTCGCGCAGGCCGGGGATCTCAACATCTTCTCGCAGGTGGCGCTGGTGGTGCTGGTCGGGCTGGCGTGCAAGAACGCGATCCTGATCGTCGAGTTCGCGAAGGAACTCGAGGAGCGCGGCGAAGCGCTGCACGACGCGATCATCCACGCCTGCCGCATGCGGCTGCGTCCCATCCTGATGACCTCGATCGCGTTCTGCGCGGGCGTCATCCCGCTGATCCTGGGCTCCGGCGCGGGCAGCGAGATGCGTCGCGCGATGGGCATCGCGGTGTTCTCGGGCATGGTCGGGGTGACGCTGTTCGGCATCTTCCTGACGCCGGTGTTCTACGCGCTGCTGCGCAAGAGCACCGAGAAGAAGCGCGCCCACGCGGCCGAGCTGCGTCATCAGATCGATGCCGCCGCCCATCCGTTCCATCCGGGCGTCGATGACGCCGATCCGCCCAAGGGCAGCCCGGCCAAGGGGGGCGCATGATGTTCTTCCGAGTCTCTCTGATGGCCGCCGCGGCGGCCGCGACGGTGGCGCTCACGGGCTGCTCGACGGCCCCGGCGCCGAAGAAGTCCGAAGTGCCTCTGGCGAATGGCTTCGCCAACGCGCCGCAAGGTGACGGCGCCACGCTGGCGCAGGCGCCGGTGGGCCGCTTCTGGCAGGGCTTCAACGACAGCGGGCTGGACTCGCTGGTGAACCGCGCGCTGCAGGCCAACACGGACCTGCGCATCGCGTCGGCCAACCTGCGCGAAGCGCGGGCGCTGTCGCGCTTCGCCGATGCGCAGCTGTTTCCGACCGTCGACCTGACGGCCGGGGCCGGCCGCGTCCGCGCGCCGGACTCCCAAGGCAATCCGCAGAGCAACAACGCGTTCTCGGTCGGCTTCGACGTGCGGTGGGAGGCCGACCTGTTCGGTCGCCTGTCCGACGAGCGTCGCGCCACCGCGGCCGAGTTGCTGGCCGGCGAAGCGGGCCTGCGTTCGGCGCAGGTCAGCGTCGCGGCGGAGATCGCGCGCAACTACTTCGAGCTGCGCGGTCTGCAGGAGCAACTGCGCGTCGCCCAGCAATCGCTGGAGACGCAGCAGGGCGCGCTGAAGCTGGTGGCGGGTCGCCAGGAAGCGGGTCGCGGCAACGGCTTCGACACCGAGCGCGCCCGCGCGCTGGTGCAGAGCACGGCGGCCACGATTCCCGCGCTGGAGATGGCGCTGGCGCGCACGCGCTACCGCCTCGCGGTGCTGACGGGCCAGCCGCCGACGGCGCTCGACGTGGAGCTGTCCGACGTCAAGCCGCTGCCGGGTCTGAAGACGATCGCGCTGGACCGCATCGGCACGCCCGAGGACCTGCTGCGTCGTCGTCCGGACGTGCGCGCGGCCGAAGCGCAGGCGGCCGCGGCCGCGGCGCGTGTTGGCGTGGCGCGTTCGGCCATGTTCCCGCGCATCACGCTGGGCGGCACGATCGGCCAGAACGCGACGCGCATCGGCGACCTGGG
This genomic stretch from Mitsuaria sp. 7 harbors:
- a CDS encoding peptide MFS transporter, with the protein product MNTIQTPGARQTILGQPNSLFVLFFTEMWERFSYYGMRALLVLYLISEATKGGWGWTREEATSLYGTYTMLVYLTPIIGGYIADRFLGTRRSVVLGGFIIAAGHIALFFDTKATFYVGLGLVILGTGLFKPNISAIVGQLYNKDNEGQRDGGYTLFYMGVNAGAFFGISLCGYIGEKIGWHYGFGLAAVFMILGALQFWLAQGIFGDIGGVPSKNAPLVDASEPLDDTPAHIVRDRLIAIGVFSFFTIFFWFAFEQAGGSMTIFAADYTDRALVGTSGLVFKIVNSLMTLIPVAILSWLLIKLGRSTEGLYKASNALLALALAVIWGLSLWMLGREFALEQSEIPATWFGVLNSFFLVILAPMFSKMWERRWNPSGPVKFGVGLVLLGLGFAALSYGASGIPAGAKTAQVSMVFLTLAYLLHTMGELCLSPVGLSYISKLAPARLLGLMFGVWFVNAAIANKIAGMTGSYIDAISSTYSMSTFFLIFTIVPAGAGLLLMLLSPVMKKLMHGVH
- a CDS encoding efflux RND transporter periplasmic adaptor subunit produces the protein MAGPSFNRNAVAGALVALLLTACGQQDQQQQQHGGPPPVTVAPAIAREVQDFDEFTARLEAPDTVEIRARVAGTLDKVHFREGQVVKKGDPLFTIDPRPFQAEVARAEAQAAAARTAADLSKSDLGRAEKLVAIQGVSQQEIDQLKAAVRNNEANIRAAEAAVTQAKLNVEFTQVRAPVTGRSSRANVTPGNLVNIGEPVLTTVVSSDKVYAYFDASEATFLKYAAAARAGGAKREQANKIRLGLANEQGYPHEGHMDFVDNRLNPATATIRGRAVFDNKDGLFTPGLFARVRLEGTGSYNATLIPDRAIGTDQANKVVMIVGANNIVAPRPVQAGALFDGYRVVQGVKPGELVIIDGLQHAMPGAPVTPQQAKLDDKGRPVAAPQGAASAAPAASSK
- a CDS encoding efflux RND transporter permease subunit; this translates as MDISRFFIERPRFASVLSIFIFLVGLLAIFRLPISEYPEVAPPQVVVRAQFPGANPRVISETVATPLEEQINGLENVLYFDSQATADGGMTLTVTFKIGTNPEAAETAVQNRINRALPRLPDIVRQIGVTTEKSSPNLTMVVHMVSPDNSRDALYLRNYAQLQVRDELLRVQGMGSVQVFGSGDYAMRVWLDPAKLAGRGLTASDVTNAIREQNTQVAAGVVGAPPAPKGTDFQLQINTQGRLVTEEEFADVIIRTDTATGGLVRVRDVGRVEMGPGTYALRSLLNNKEAVGIGIFQAPQSNALNISKDVRATMDRLKESFPAGVSYDIVYDPTRFVATSIEKVIHTLIEAVLLVVLVVIIFLQTWRASIIPLLAVPVSIVGTFAVLLLLGYSINTLTLFGLVLAIGIVVDDAIVVVENVERNLEDGLTPHAATVKAMQEVSGPIIAIALVLCAVFIPLTFVPGLSGQFYRQFAVTIAISTVISAFNSLTLSPAMAALLLRPHDAPKDPIMKVMDKLFGRFFHWFNCFFQRRSDGYSRGVTGILKRKGGALVVYAILLGLTALLFTRIPSGFVPAPDKQYLIGIAQLPAGATLDRTEEVIRRMSDIALKVPGIRDSIAFPGLSIAGFSAAPNEGIVFFGLDEFENRTSAETSKDAILGKVNGAIQQIQGARMFVVPPPAVDGLGNAGGFKVQVQDRSGLGEQALYGAVWGTLGPIYGDPKSGIGTPYSTYDINVPQLFAHVDRVKAKQMGVKLQDIYDTLQINLGSLYVNDFSRFGKTYQVIVQADAAFRSNAGSITDLKTRNEKNEMVPLGALMNVDPTFGPTRVTRYNGFPSADINGAAKPGFSSGQAEAEIEKRLKNLPRGMTYEWTELTYQDRLTRDIKVGGFAIPTLGAVLAISVLLVVLVLAAQYESWSLPLAIILIVPMCILSALFGVWLSHFPPFAQAGDLNIFSQVALVVLVGLACKNAILIVEFAKELEERGEALHDAIIHACRMRLRPILMTSIAFCAGVIPLILGSGAGSEMRRAMGIAVFSGMVGVTLFGIFLTPVFYALLRKSTEKKRAHAAELRHQIDAAAHPFHPGVDDADPPKGSPAKGGA
- a CDS encoding efflux transporter outer membrane subunit, yielding MMFFRVSLMAAAAAATVALTGCSTAPAPKKSEVPLANGFANAPQGDGATLAQAPVGRFWQGFNDSGLDSLVNRALQANTDLRIASANLREARALSRFADAQLFPTVDLTAGAGRVRAPDSQGNPQSNNAFSVGFDVRWEADLFGRLSDERRATAAELLAGEAGLRSAQVSVAAEIARNYFELRGLQEQLRVAQQSLETQQGALKLVAGRQEAGRGNGFDTERARALVQSTAATIPALEMALARTRYRLAVLTGQPPTALDVELSDVKPLPGLKTIALDRIGTPEDLLRRRPDVRAAEAQAAAAAARVGVARSAMFPRITLGGTIGQNATRIGDLGDGPAYAYNLGAQLVWNLIDFGRIRAQIAAADARNEAAFISYERTVLAALEETEGALVTYNRSQQQAQALFDAAVSAERAANIARERFKVGISDFLAVLDAERELLTARNQLAQSQTAAATSLVGVYKALAGGIDAEAPAPTAMR